The sequence below is a genomic window from Lepus europaeus isolate LE1 chromosome 9, mLepTim1.pri, whole genome shotgun sequence.
AGCGGGGACGGGcgtgggccggggctgggcgtgGGGACCGGGCGCCCTGGGGGCCGCGCAGGCCGGCGAGCGGGCTCGGGCAGCGGGCGGGCGGCGACGGCCCCGCGCGCGCGCTCGGCAGCCGAGTTCATGGCCGCCCCCGCTCGCAGCGCCGCAGTGCACcgccgtgggggtgggggcggcccgCCGGGCGCCGCCCCTCCGAGCCGGGGACCCCCGCCGCGCCGCCCCCCGGCCGCCTGCGGAGGAGGGGGCCGCGACCCCCGCGCACGCTCTCCCGGCTGCGCCCGCGGAGCTCGGGGGAGCCGGCcgcgcgccgcccccgcccccgtcggcgggagggcgggggagggcccGGCGCGAGCCGGCCGGGGAGTGCGCGGGGCGCgagctccgggctcgcggggcgcggcgcggcgcggggctGCGGAGCCGGCCGCACTCGCTCCCGCTCGCCGCGCCGCCGGGGCGGCTGGCGGGCCGCGGCCCTTCCCTGCGGCCCGCGCTCGGCGCCGGGGCCCCCGGCCTGCTCCTGGGAGGGAGAGTGGCCCTCTCGCCGCTGCTCGGACGCGGAGGAGCTTTTGTTGGGGCAGCAAATGCAGACGTGCAGTCCCCCGGCTCCCGGGTGCGGAGACTGGAGACCCGCTGGGAAGGCTCCCTGGGGCTTGCTCGTGGTTCCCTGCCTCCGCTCCATTCCGAAGTCGCTAGCTTGCAGCAGGGAAGTCGTGGGGCCGCCATTGTCGCGGCTGCCCTGGGGTAGGCAAGGCGGCTGCTTATGTAAGTCTGGCTTCGCTGGAAGCCCCGCGCGCGGCCCTGTGCAGGCGGCTGTAGCGCGCCAGCGGTTTGGAGAGCGGCTGGGAAGGCGCAGCGTTATTGTGCAGGTGTAGCTGGGGCTGCATCTTTTTCTGCACCTTCCTGCACACAATGCTGGCAATGGTGATCTTCCGGTTTGACGCATCCGAACTCAGCGGTGGGAACAtctgtatagaaaaaaaaaataggccagtGGACACATGGCCTCTCGTCTCCAGTCCTCAGAGATACTGGGCGAGAGGTGTCCAAATACACAGTGgcctaaaacaaaacagaaaaaatagcGCAGTGATGTGTTGCCATAGCTACTCGGCGGGCCACTCCTCTCTCCCTCGTTGTCCCTTGCACTTTGGTGCCACCAGCCCCAGGGCGAGTTCCTAGCCACAGCAGGAAGGTTCTGCGTGGGCTGCCTTCCCTCTTGGGCTGCCTACCTGCCGGGGCCAGGGTGCACCCAGGACCGAGGAGGCAGAGACGTGGATCACGTGCAAGTCAGAAGCACCCTTAGAAATACTTTTGCCCAGCCCTCACGCTGTGCACACGCAAAAGCGCctctgcagaaggcagctttgaGGATGCCAGCCTCTAGGTTGGAACCttgcccacccccccacccccacccccccccgtaTTTTGTGTTTCGAGCCCAGCCCATCGCCCCTGCCACTGCAGACAGCTTGCCTGTGTGGTCCCTGTTCAGTGGAGGAaactttttatgtttttcagGATATTGGTctgcaggatggagttcctcggGTAAGAGTTAAAACTCACAAAAAGCTAAAATTCCCTGAGCCTCCCTGTAGGGGTAGAAGTGAAAACACCTGGATTTTTCTGATGCAGGCTTAAAGACAAGGGTGTGCTGTATTTACAGGTGTGGAAAGACAAAAGCAACTACTGTTCCCTCTCCTGCCATGTTAACTGTTGGGTATGTGAACTTCTATAGCTTTGTCTATTTATTAAGGTACATTCACATGTTTGTATGAGCCTGGAGAAAAATGTGGAGGGCTACATACTCAGCAGGGAATGATGGGTGTCACAGGCCCTTACTGGCTTTTTCTGTATCTGTAGCAGTCAGCACCTGTACAAATATGGACATGGCTTTGGTTGTGAGGAGAAATCCTGTGGTGGTTCTCCAGCCCTTCCTTCCCATGCCCATGCACAGTCCCACCATGCCCCCCATGTGCTACAGCGCTTACCCTGGTTCACGTCTGTTCAGACCTGGACCTAATGCTGCCATCCACCTGCCTCTTGGCTTGCAACCTGGAAATGGGTACATGCACAAGACTCAGAACAAGAAAGggaggttcattttttttttttttttaatcagttctgGAAAGCATTGTTGGCTGAGCACTGGAGCTAGAAGATACCTCACTCTTCTTTGTGCTTTGCTCCGTAGGTCTGGCGAGCCCCTGATCAGAGTTACTCTGATCCGAAGATTTTCGTGTTTAAGGCAGTAAGATAATAGCCTGAATTGTTCATGGTAACTATAACTTTGGATGTTCTCTCTGAAAAAAGTAGAGTCTGTGTTTGCTTTAAAATGTGTCAGTTCTGATTATTCATTAATGCTTATGTTTCTTGGGGGGAAATCTATATTTTTCTCAGtgcttttgaaaagaaaacacGTAAGACAGATCCGTTCTTTAACATGGCGCCAAAGGTCTTTTGTGCCATTTCAGAGCTATTTTTGCTTATGAAATACAGTACTTTATCTGGAAGCTGGGTAGATCGCCACCCAGGGAGAAAGAAGCCACTCAGCACTGTGTTCCCAAAGGGTATCTGGTTCCCTTAGACCCTCACTGGGAAGTGGCCCCACACTGCTTTGGAAATACCAGAAGACAACTCATAATAGAGTATTACAATGCGATAGTTTGGCAATGATGCACTGCTTTAGTCCTATAAAAGGGATTCGTCTCCTCCATCAAGGAAGGCTGGCAGAGTGCCAGCAAGCTGTTTTTTGATTCCTTCTCCAGAGATGGAATTAGATTGCATGGGACAGACAGTAGTAGAGGATCTTTTTCTTAAACCTTGATGCaaagttatttttcattattttttattatttctgcttGGTTGTTAGGAAGCATGAGTGTGGGAACTGTATTGCCTGGTTTGAATACCAGCTCTCTACTCAGTAGTGGTAGAATCTTGGGCAGGTTTCTGACTTTGTTTCTAAAACGGTAATAGTTATGGCATAGTTCCCTGACCTGTGACCCCAGTGTCCCACATTGGCGTgctgggtccagtcctggctgctttgcttccaaggcagcttcctgctaatgtgcagcagaagatggtccaagtgcttgggcccctgccaaccatataggtgaccagggtggagttcctggaaaTAGATAAATATAAGTACATAAATGAAATGCCTGCCTCAtaagattatttaaatattaaattaattaagTCATGTGAAGCATGTTGGTCATTGTCTGGAGTGGATTATACTCATTAAAAGTTGCTATTTTAGTGTTGTGGCTAGGCAATCGATAATTAGAAGTAACAATATGGAAATCCCTAAGTTGAGATcagttttttctgcatattcttGGATCATTTTTCCACATTGATTTTCCCAAATTGGTTCCAAAAATTGATCAGGGAGTAGAACTCTGGCAGTGTTTTCTGTTTGGAATGGGATCATTGGTGATAAttaaactttgcttttcaaaacaattttttgtaGGAGTTTTTCATCAGTATGTCTGAAACCATTAAGTATAATGACGATGATCATAAAACTCTGTTCCTGAAGACACTCAATGAACAGCGCCTGGAAGGAGAGTTTTGTGATATTGCTATCGTGGTTGAGGATGTGAAATTCCGAGCGCACAGATGTGTTctcgccgcctgcagcacctacTTTAAAAAGCTTTTCAAGAAGCTCGAGGTCGATAGCTCTTCAGTGATAGAAATAGATTTTCTGCGTTCCGACATATTTGAAGAGGTCCTGAACTACATGTACACGGCCAAGATTTCCGTGAAGAAGGAAGATGTTAACCTAATGATGTCCTCGGGTCAGATTCTCGGGATCCGGTTTTTGGATAAACTGTGTTCTCAGAAGCGTGACGTGTCCAGTCCGGATGAAAATAATGGTCAGTCCAAAAGTAAGTATTGCCTCAAAATAAACCGCCCCATCGGAGATGCCACGGACCCCCAGGACGACGACGTGGAGGAGATCGGGGACCAGGATGACAGCCCTTCCGACGACACGGTAGAGGGCACGCCCCCCAGTCAGGAGGACGGCAAGTCGCCCACCACCACGCTCAGGGTGCAGGAAGCCATTCTCAAAGAGCTGGGCAGCGAGGAAGTTCGGAAGGTCAACTGCTACGGCCAGGAAGTAGAATCCATGGAGACCCCAGAATCCAAAGACTTAGGGTCGCAGACCCCGCAAGCCTTAACCTTCAACGATGGGATGAGCGAGGTGAAAGACGAGCAGACCCCAGGCTGGACGACGGCCGCCAGCGACATGAAGTTTGAGTACCTGCTCTACGGCCACCATCGGGAGCAGATCGCCTGCCAGGCGTGCGGTAAGACATTTTCCGACGAGGGCAGGTTGCGGAAGCACGAGAAGCTGCACACGGCCGACAGGCCCTTTGTCTGCGAGATGTGTACGAAGGGGTTCACCACGCAGGCGCACCTGAAGGAACACTTGAAAATCCACACGGGGTACAAGCCCTACAGTTGTGAGGTGTGCGGGAAGTCTTTTATCCGCGCCCCGGACTTGAAGAAGCACGAGAGGGTGCACAGCAACGAGAGACCGTTCGCGTGCCACATGTGCGACAAAGCCTTCAAACACAAGTCCCACCTCAAGGACCACGAAAGAAGACACCGAGGGGAAAAGCCCTTCGTGTGCGGCTCCTGCACGAAGGCCTTTGCCAAGGCGTCCGATCTGAAAAGGCACGAGAACAATATGCACAGCGAAAGGAAGCAGGTGACGCCCAGCGCCATCCAGAGCGAGACAGAACAGTTGCAGGCCGCAGCCATGGCCGCCGAAGCGGAGCAGCAGCTGGAGACGATCGCCTGCAGCTAGAGGGGCCTGGGGAGCCGAGACTGCGGTGGCGTCGGTCGGGATCGCCGGCAGTTCCTGTGTTTTTGTGAAAGCTCACGGAGCGTTGTGCTCGCTGGACCTAAGGCACTGCTTGGTCAGGTGTTTGCAAAACTTTTCAAGGAAGCCGTGTTCCTAAGTTCTGACCAAACAGTTTCACCTGTCCGGTGTCTCATGTTGCCAGTAACCCCTCAGCCccctcttttttatgattttaatttgagAACTCCTGTGTCCAGTTTAGAAGTGAGAGACttctattgcatttttaattCCTCTACACTCGCCAAGCTGGTGCGTGCACTGCACAGAGTAATATTTGAGTAAGTTGATTTCCTAATCATCACAATTCTATGTGACTTCTGGTCAGAACAGCAGTTTTAGTAACTTAATAAAAGTACTTCATGTAGAGGCAGAAAATGTTGGTGGATGGTTGACCAAGAATACTGCGCAAGTATGGAAACAAGTTCTGGAAATGCAGAATGGTATTAGATTTATATTTGGTTTGTTAATTTTACATCACTggtgttgtgtttttttaattactgttttTGTGGACATGTAAGAGTTGCTTTGCTGAAGTGTTTCTTCATCCATTTCGATTTGCCCCGCACTCACCTGAAAAGCTGTAATCACATGTGCTGAAGGCTGAACAAACCCGCCGGGTCATTGGTGGGCTCGGGGCTGAGCTCTTAAATTGCGGCATAGCCAGTCTGCACCAGCGGGAATCTGTGGAGTGGACCAGAAAAGGCTCCCAGAGACGAGGTTTTCACATGTGCAGGAGT
It includes:
- the ZBTB14 gene encoding zinc finger and BTB domain-containing protein 14, which produces MEFFISMSETIKYNDDDHKTLFLKTLNEQRLEGEFCDIAIVVEDVKFRAHRCVLAACSTYFKKLFKKLEVDSSSVIEIDFLRSDIFEEVLNYMYTAKISVKKEDVNLMMSSGQILGIRFLDKLCSQKRDVSSPDENNGQSKSKYCLKINRPIGDATDPQDDDVEEIGDQDDSPSDDTVEGTPPSQEDGKSPTTTLRVQEAILKELGSEEVRKVNCYGQEVESMETPESKDLGSQTPQALTFNDGMSEVKDEQTPGWTTAASDMKFEYLLYGHHREQIACQACGKTFSDEGRLRKHEKLHTADRPFVCEMCTKGFTTQAHLKEHLKIHTGYKPYSCEVCGKSFIRAPDLKKHERVHSNERPFACHMCDKAFKHKSHLKDHERRHRGEKPFVCGSCTKAFAKASDLKRHENNMHSERKQVTPSAIQSETEQLQAAAMAAEAEQQLETIACS